A region from the Papio anubis isolate 15944 chromosome 6, Panubis1.0, whole genome shotgun sequence genome encodes:
- the AARS2 gene encoding alanine--tRNA ligase, mitochondrial isoform X1, which translates to MAASLAAAARRLRRAIRRSPAWRGPSHRPLSSEPPAAKASAVRAAFLNFFRDRHGHRLVPSASVRPRGDPSLLFVNAGMNQFKPIFLGTVDPRSEMAGFRRVANSQKCVRAGGRHNDLEDVGRDLSHHTFFEMLGNWAFGGEYFKEEACSMAWELLTQVYGIPTERLWVSYFDGDPKAGLEPDLETRDIWLSLGVPATRVLSFGPQENFWEMGNTGPCGPCTEIHYDLAGGVGAPQLVELWNLVFMQHNREADGSLQPLPQWHVDTGMGLERLVAVLQGKHSTYDTDLFSPLLHAIQQGCRAPPYLGRVGVADEGRTDTAYRVVADHIRTLSVCISDGVFPGMSGPPLVLRRILRRAVRFSMEILKAPPGFLGSLVPVVVETLGDAYPELQRNSAQISNLVLEDEAAFLASLERGRRIIDRTLRTLGPSDMFPAEVAWSLSLSGDLGLPLDMVELMLEEKGVQLDSTGLERLAQEAAQHQARQAKPVQKQGLWLDVHALGELQRQGVPPTDSSPKYNYSLRPNGSYEFGTCEAQVLQLYTEDGTAVASVGKGQRCGLLLDRTNFYAEQGGQASDRGYLVRVGQEDVLFPVARAQVCGGFILHEAVAPECLQIGDQVQLHVDKAWRLACMAKHTATHLLNWALRQTLGPGTEQQGSHLNPEQLRLDVTTQTALTPEQLRAVENTVQEAVQQDKPVYMEEVPLALTAQVPGLRCLDEVYPDPVRVVSVGVPVAHALDPASQAALQTSVELCCGTHLLRTGAVGDLVIIGDRQLSKGTTRLLAITGEQAQQARELGQNLAQEVKAATERLSQGSRDVAEALRLSKDIGRLIEAVDTSVMPQWQRRELLATLKMLQRRANTAIRKLQMGQAAKKTQELLERHSKGPLIVDTVSAESLSVLVKVVRQLCEQAPSTSVLLLSPQSMGKVLCACQVAQGAMPTFTAESWALAVCSHMGGKAWGSRVVAQGTGSTTDLEAALSTARAYALSQL; encoded by the exons ATGGCAGCGTCGTTGGCAGCTGCAGCCCGGCGGCTGCGGCGGGCCATTCGAAGGTCGCCCGCATGGCGGGGCCCCAGCCATCGGCCGCTCTCATCGGAGCCCCCTGCAGCCAAGGCCTCGGCCGTGAGGGCCGCCTTTCTGAACTTCTTTCGGGACCGCCATGGCCACCGGCTGGTGCCCTCCGCCTCCGTGCGGCCCCGCGGCGACCCCAGTTTGCTTTTTGTCAACGCGGGCATGAACCAG TTCAAGCCAATCTTTCTGGGCACTGTGGATCCACGAAGCGAAATGGCAGGCTTCCGACGTGTGGCCAACAGCCAGAAATGTGTGAGAGCTGGAGGACGCCATAACGACCTGGAAGATGTGGGTCGAGACCTTTCCCATCATACCTTCTTTGAAATGCTTGGCAATTGGGCCTTTGGGGGTGAATATTTTAAG GAGGAGGCATGTAGCATGGCCTGGGAACTGCTGACTCAGGTCTATGGGATCCCTACGGAAAGGCTCTGGGTCTCCTACTTTGATGGTGACCCTAAGGCAGGGTTGGAGCCAGACCTGGAGACCAGGGACATTTGGCTGAGCTTAGG GGTGCCTGCTACTCGTGTGCTTTCCTTTGGACCACAAGAGAACTTCTGGGAGATGGGGAATACCGGCCCTTGTGGACCCTGTACCGAGATCCACTATGACCTTGctggtggggtgggagccccccAGCTGGTAGAACTTTGGAACTTGGTCTTCATGCAACACAACAG AGAGGCAGATGGAAGCCTGCAACCCTTGCCCCAGTGGCATGTGGACACAGGAATGGGCCTGGAAAGGCTGGTGGCTGTGCTGCAAGGCAAACACTCCACCTATGACACTGACCTCTTTTCCCCGCTGCTCCACGCCATACAGCAG GGCTGCAGGGCACCCCCTTACTTGGGCCGGGTAGGGGTGGCAGACGAGGGGCGCACAGACACAGCGTACCGCGTGGTGGCTGACCACATCCGCACACTCAGTGTCTGCATCTCTGATGGCGTCTTCCCTGGGATGTCAGGTCCCCC GCTGGTTCTTCGTCGGATCCTCCGTCGAGCTGTGCGTTTCTCCATGGAGATCTTAAAGGCACCACCTGGCTTCCTAGGCAGCCTGGTGCCTGTAGTGGTGGAGACATTG GGAGATGCTTATCCAGAACTGCAAAGGAACTCAGCCCAG ATCTCCAACCTGGTGTTAGAGGACGAGGCAGCCTTCCTGGCCTCCCTGGAGCGGGGTCGGCGGATCATTGACCGGACTCTGAGGACCCTGGGGCCTTCAGATATGTTCCCTG CTGAAGTGGCCTGGTCCTTGTCACTGTCTGGAGACCTGGGGCTCCCCTTGGACATGGTAGAGCTGATGCTGGAGGAGAAAGGGGTCCAGCTGGACTCCACTGGACTGGAGCGGTTGGCCCAGGAGGCGGCCCAG CACCAGGCACGGCAGGCTAAGCCAGTTCAGAAGCAGGGATTGTGGCTTGATGTCCATGCACTGGGGGAGCTGCAGCGCCAAGGAGTGCCCCCAACTGACAGCAGCCCCAAGTACAACTACTCCCTGCGACCCAACGGAAGTTATG AGTTTGGCACCTGTGAGGCCCAGGTGTTGCAACTGTATACAGAGGACGGGACAGCAGTGGCCTCTGTGGGGAAAGGCCAGCGTTGTGGCCTCCTCTTGGACAGGACCAACTTCTACGCAGAACAGGGGGGCCAGGCTTCAGACCGTGGCTACCTGGTGCGGGTAGGGCAAGAG GACGTGCTGTTCCCAGTAGCCCGGGCCCAGGTCTGTGGGGGTTTCATCCTGCATGAGGCAGTAGCCCCTGAGTGCCTACAGATCGGGGACCAGGTGCAACTGCATGTGGATAAG GCCTGGCGTCTAGCCTGCATGGCGAAGCACACGGCCACCCACCTGCTGAACTGGGCACTGCGGCAGACCCTGGGCcctggcacagagcagcagggctcCCATCTCAATCCTGAGCAGCTGCGCTTGGATGTGACCACCCAG aCCGCATTGACCCCAGAGCAGCTCCGGGCAGTGGAGAACACTGTGCAGGAGGCCGTGCAGCAGGATAAGCCTGTGTACATGGAGGAAGTGCCCCTGGCGCTCACTGCCCAGGTCCCTGGCCTGCGCTGTCTGGATGAA GTTTACCCCGACCCTGTACGGGTGGTGTCAGTGGGGGTACCCGTGGCCCATGCATTGGACCCAGCCTCCCAAGCCGCACTGCAGACCTCTGTGGAGCTATGCTGTGGGAC GCACCTGTTACGTACAGGGGCTGTAGGGGACCTGGTTATCATCGGGGACCGCCAGCTTTCCAAGGGCACTACCCGCCTGCTGGCCATCACTGGGGAGCAGGCCCAGCAG GCCCGAGAGCTAGGCCAGAACCTGGCCCAGGAAGTGAAAGCAGCCACTGAGCGACTGAGTCAGGGGAGCCGGGATGTGGCAGAGGCACTGAGGCTGTCCAAGGACATAGGACGACTCATTGAA GCTGTGGACACTTCTGTGATGCCCCAGTGGCAGCGGCGGGAGCTGCTGGCCACACTGAAGATGCTGCAGCGGCGTGCCAACACTGCCATCCGTAAGCTGCAGATGGGGCAG GCTGCAAAGAAAACTCAGGAGCTGCTGGAGCGGCACTCGAAGGGGCCTCTGATTGTGGACACAGTCTCTGCTGAGTCTCTCTCA GTGCTGGTGAAGGTGGTACGGCAGCTGTGTGAGCAGGCCCCCAGCACATCTGTGCTCCTACTCAGCCCCCAGTCCATGGGGAAGGTGCTGTGTGCCTGTCAGGTGGCCCAG GGTGCCATGCCCACTTTCACAGCAGAGTCCTGGGCACTGGCAGTGTGCAGCCACATGGGGGGCAAGGCCTGGGGCTCGCGAGTGGTGGCCCAAGGCACCGGAAGCACTACTGACCTGGAAGCTGCCCTCAGTACAGCCCGAGCCTATGCCCTCAGCCAGCTCTGA
- the AARS2 gene encoding alanine--tRNA ligase, mitochondrial isoform X2 — MAASLAAAARRLRRAIRRSPAWRGPSHRPLSSEPPAAKASAVRAAFLNFFRDRHGHRLVPSASVRPRGDPSLLFVNAGMNQFKPIFLGTVDPRSEMAGFRRVANSQKCVRAGGRHNDLEDVGRDLSHHTFFEMLGNWAFGGEYFKEEACSMAWELLTQVYGIPTERLWVSYFDGDPKAGLEPDLETRDIWLSLGVPATRVLSFGPQENFWEMGNTGPCGPCTEIHYDLAGGVGAPQLVELWNLVFMQHNREADGSLQPLPQWHVDTGMGLERLVAVLQGKHSTYDTDLFSPLLHAIQQGCRAPPYLGRVGVADEGRTDTAYRVVADHIRTLSVCISDGVFPGMSGPPLVLRRILRRAVRFSMEILKAPPGFLGSLVPVVVETLGDAYPELQRNSAQISNLVLEDEAAFLASLERGRRIIDRTLRTLGPSDMFPAEVAWSLSLSGDLGLPLDMVELMLEEKGVQLDSTGLERLAQEAAQHQARQAKPVQKQGLWLDVHALGELQRQGVPPTDSSPKYNYSLRPNGSYEFGTCEAQVLQLYTEDGTAVASVGKGQRCGLLLDRTNFYAEQGGQASDRGYLVRVGQEDVLFPVARAQVCGGFILHEAVAPECLQIGDQVQLHVDKAWRLACMAKHTATHLLNWALRQTLGPGTEQQGSHLNPEQLRLDVTTQTALTPEQLRAVENTVQEAVQQDKPVYMEEVPLALTAQVPGLRCLDEVYPDPVRVVSVGVPVAHALDPASQAALQTSVELCCGTHLLRTGAVGDLVIIGDRQLSKGTTRLLAITGEQAQQARELGQNLAQEVKAATERLSQGSRDVAEALRLSKDIGRLIEAVDTSVMPQWQRRELLATLKMLQRRANTAIRKLQMGQVRGGLAASMCPETLQHIY, encoded by the exons ATGGCAGCGTCGTTGGCAGCTGCAGCCCGGCGGCTGCGGCGGGCCATTCGAAGGTCGCCCGCATGGCGGGGCCCCAGCCATCGGCCGCTCTCATCGGAGCCCCCTGCAGCCAAGGCCTCGGCCGTGAGGGCCGCCTTTCTGAACTTCTTTCGGGACCGCCATGGCCACCGGCTGGTGCCCTCCGCCTCCGTGCGGCCCCGCGGCGACCCCAGTTTGCTTTTTGTCAACGCGGGCATGAACCAG TTCAAGCCAATCTTTCTGGGCACTGTGGATCCACGAAGCGAAATGGCAGGCTTCCGACGTGTGGCCAACAGCCAGAAATGTGTGAGAGCTGGAGGACGCCATAACGACCTGGAAGATGTGGGTCGAGACCTTTCCCATCATACCTTCTTTGAAATGCTTGGCAATTGGGCCTTTGGGGGTGAATATTTTAAG GAGGAGGCATGTAGCATGGCCTGGGAACTGCTGACTCAGGTCTATGGGATCCCTACGGAAAGGCTCTGGGTCTCCTACTTTGATGGTGACCCTAAGGCAGGGTTGGAGCCAGACCTGGAGACCAGGGACATTTGGCTGAGCTTAGG GGTGCCTGCTACTCGTGTGCTTTCCTTTGGACCACAAGAGAACTTCTGGGAGATGGGGAATACCGGCCCTTGTGGACCCTGTACCGAGATCCACTATGACCTTGctggtggggtgggagccccccAGCTGGTAGAACTTTGGAACTTGGTCTTCATGCAACACAACAG AGAGGCAGATGGAAGCCTGCAACCCTTGCCCCAGTGGCATGTGGACACAGGAATGGGCCTGGAAAGGCTGGTGGCTGTGCTGCAAGGCAAACACTCCACCTATGACACTGACCTCTTTTCCCCGCTGCTCCACGCCATACAGCAG GGCTGCAGGGCACCCCCTTACTTGGGCCGGGTAGGGGTGGCAGACGAGGGGCGCACAGACACAGCGTACCGCGTGGTGGCTGACCACATCCGCACACTCAGTGTCTGCATCTCTGATGGCGTCTTCCCTGGGATGTCAGGTCCCCC GCTGGTTCTTCGTCGGATCCTCCGTCGAGCTGTGCGTTTCTCCATGGAGATCTTAAAGGCACCACCTGGCTTCCTAGGCAGCCTGGTGCCTGTAGTGGTGGAGACATTG GGAGATGCTTATCCAGAACTGCAAAGGAACTCAGCCCAG ATCTCCAACCTGGTGTTAGAGGACGAGGCAGCCTTCCTGGCCTCCCTGGAGCGGGGTCGGCGGATCATTGACCGGACTCTGAGGACCCTGGGGCCTTCAGATATGTTCCCTG CTGAAGTGGCCTGGTCCTTGTCACTGTCTGGAGACCTGGGGCTCCCCTTGGACATGGTAGAGCTGATGCTGGAGGAGAAAGGGGTCCAGCTGGACTCCACTGGACTGGAGCGGTTGGCCCAGGAGGCGGCCCAG CACCAGGCACGGCAGGCTAAGCCAGTTCAGAAGCAGGGATTGTGGCTTGATGTCCATGCACTGGGGGAGCTGCAGCGCCAAGGAGTGCCCCCAACTGACAGCAGCCCCAAGTACAACTACTCCCTGCGACCCAACGGAAGTTATG AGTTTGGCACCTGTGAGGCCCAGGTGTTGCAACTGTATACAGAGGACGGGACAGCAGTGGCCTCTGTGGGGAAAGGCCAGCGTTGTGGCCTCCTCTTGGACAGGACCAACTTCTACGCAGAACAGGGGGGCCAGGCTTCAGACCGTGGCTACCTGGTGCGGGTAGGGCAAGAG GACGTGCTGTTCCCAGTAGCCCGGGCCCAGGTCTGTGGGGGTTTCATCCTGCATGAGGCAGTAGCCCCTGAGTGCCTACAGATCGGGGACCAGGTGCAACTGCATGTGGATAAG GCCTGGCGTCTAGCCTGCATGGCGAAGCACACGGCCACCCACCTGCTGAACTGGGCACTGCGGCAGACCCTGGGCcctggcacagagcagcagggctcCCATCTCAATCCTGAGCAGCTGCGCTTGGATGTGACCACCCAG aCCGCATTGACCCCAGAGCAGCTCCGGGCAGTGGAGAACACTGTGCAGGAGGCCGTGCAGCAGGATAAGCCTGTGTACATGGAGGAAGTGCCCCTGGCGCTCACTGCCCAGGTCCCTGGCCTGCGCTGTCTGGATGAA GTTTACCCCGACCCTGTACGGGTGGTGTCAGTGGGGGTACCCGTGGCCCATGCATTGGACCCAGCCTCCCAAGCCGCACTGCAGACCTCTGTGGAGCTATGCTGTGGGAC GCACCTGTTACGTACAGGGGCTGTAGGGGACCTGGTTATCATCGGGGACCGCCAGCTTTCCAAGGGCACTACCCGCCTGCTGGCCATCACTGGGGAGCAGGCCCAGCAG GCCCGAGAGCTAGGCCAGAACCTGGCCCAGGAAGTGAAAGCAGCCACTGAGCGACTGAGTCAGGGGAGCCGGGATGTGGCAGAGGCACTGAGGCTGTCCAAGGACATAGGACGACTCATTGAA GCTGTGGACACTTCTGTGATGCCCCAGTGGCAGCGGCGGGAGCTGCTGGCCACACTGAAGATGCTGCAGCGGCGTGCCAACACTGCCATCCGTAAGCTGCAGATGGGGCAGGTGAGAGGAGGTTTGGCTGCATCCATGTGCCCAGAGACACTCCAGCACATATACTGA